In Pochonia chlamydosporia 170 chromosome 3, whole genome shotgun sequence, the following are encoded in one genomic region:
- a CDS encoding CAMK protein kinase (similar to Magnaporthe oryzae 70-15 XP_003709474.1), whose protein sequence is MSSSGVPHVTASLPCEASNDDNNNGSYRIQDSKSSNDPSSQSIRPSVEFQSNTIAPSPPTSHLTFHQQTDERQELASPLRISTDVSTPIPISTERGREPHAANIGLSPPRGLNHKTSANNLHPISRTPSVKAAFANYSGSLGGSSGSIPSPVITAMGDMTPLPSPLLSSDSPGPWRKLTAGSASPPQPRSRFQNVDDTPETGMDPTNDQPSHGSPTRRKQYGTLDALDNPPPSASSGEHDQNRVVRHTRNRSVSEYVPEPSPSHRRPVIVSGSHMNRNVTPNSHDSHMRRELNFAESRGITSVGGQPPTPPPSESSKESVDGRRSKDGEDEWFEALGRHDQKRRRWRSIGFLGQGTFSRVMLASSQIRSLDYSQDQPIEATSPLVTDKGQRKKLVAIKVCEHGPRGGASEERIEMSLKRELEIMQCIHHPSLVNLKAWSIEPTRAILVLSYCPGGDLFDMATIHRKLFTPALLRRVFSELVGAVKYLHERRIVHRDIKLENVLVNLTPTELADSSVDWAKFPTSLITLADLGLSRRIADDEKLETRCGSDDYAAPEVIMGQPYDGRATDAWSLGVLLYALLESRLPFDPHPGMSDAHRMRSRTSHRIARVEWRWVEYAGDDGDHEANHAMFEEKGLLGAMEITEGLLKRARSRWTMDLVANQPWVRDAIQVEGGIKFRDEDEGEVV, encoded by the exons ATGAGTAGCTCCGGTGTACCTCATGTCACTGCATCTTTACCCTGCGAAGCATCCAACGACGACAATAACAATGGCTCCTACCGAATTCAGGACTCAAAATCCTCTAATGACCCATCTTCCCAGTCGATCAGGCCTTCTGTCGAGTTCCAATCCAATACAATTGCGCCATCTCCACCTACCTCACATTTGACCTTCCACCAGCAGACTGACGAAAGACAAGAACTCGCCTCACCTCTGCGTATCTCAACGGACGTTTCTACCCCAATCCCTATAAGTACTGAAAGAGGTCGGGAACCGCACGCTGCCAATATTGGCCTATCGCCACCACGAGGATTGAATCATAAGACTTCTGCTAATAACCTTCACCCTATTTCTCGAACTCCAAGCGTCAAGGCGGCATTTGCCAACTATTCCGGCTCCTTGGGAGGATCCAGCGGAAGCATCCCAAGCCCAGTGATCACGGCTATGGGAGATATGACACCACTACCCAGCCCGTTACTCTCCAGCGATTCACCTGGTCCATGGAGAAAGTTGACCGCCGGCTCTGCGTCTCCTCCGCAGCCGAGAAGCAGATTCCAAAATGTTGATGACACACCCGAGACTGGGATGGATCCAACCAATGATCAGCCTTCTCATGGAAGCCCAACCAGAAGAAAACAGTACGGTACGTTGGATGCACTGGATAACCCTCCGCCATCAGCGTCCTCTGGGGAGCATGACCAAAATCGAGTTGTTCGCCATACCAGAAATCGCAGCGTCAGCGAGTATGTCCCGGAGCCCTCACCGTCACACCGACGCCCCGTAATCGTGTCAGGGTCCCATATGAATCGTAATGTCACACCAAATAGCCACGACTCACACATGAGGAGAGAACTCAACTTTGCCGAATCACGAGGGATCACCTCCGTAGGTGGCCAACCACCCACCCCGCCTCCTAGTGAATCTTCAAAAGAGTCTGTTGATGGCAGAAGATCCAAGGATGGTGAGGACGAATGGTTCGAGGCTCTTGGCAGGCATGACCAGAAGCGCCGTCGCTGGAGGTCTATTGGCTTCCTTGGACAAGGAACCTTTAGCCGTGTCATGTTGGCAAGTAGCCAAATCAGGTCATTAGATTATTCTCAAGATCAGCCTATTGAGGCTACTTCTCCTCTGGTAACGGATAAGGGGCAACGGAAGAAGCTTGTCGCTATCAAAGTCTGCGAACACGGCCCTCGTGGTGGCGCCAGTGAAGAGCGCATTGAGATGAGCCTAAAGCGAGAACTGGAGATAATGCAATGCATACATCATCCGTCTCTGGTTAACCTTAAGGCATGGAGCATTGAACCCACAAGGGCTATTCTTGTCCTCAGCTATTGCCCTGGAGGAGATTTGTTTGATATGGCGACCATACACAGAAAGCTTTTCACGCCAGCTCTGTTACGCAGAGTGTTTTCCGAGCTCGTGGGGGCAGTGAAATATCTTCACGAGCGGCGGATTGTTCATCGAGACATCAAACTGGAGA ACGTCTTGGTCAATTTGACCCCGACGGAGTTAGCTGATTCTTCTGTGGACTGGGCAAAATTTCCCACATCTCTTATTACACTGGCCGATCTTGGCTTATCTCGTCGtattgctgatgatgagaagctgGAAACACGCTGCGGCTCTGACGACTATGCCGCCCCTGAAGTGATCATGGGCCAACCGTACGATGGCCGAGCCACTGATGCATGGTCACTTGGCGTTCTTCTGTACGCCCTTCTGGAATCTCGTCTCCCATTTGATCCACATCCCGGCATGAGTGATGCACATCGGATGCGTAGTAGGACTAGTCATCGCATTGCAAGAGTGGAATGGCGATGGGTCGAGTATGCCGGGGATGATGGTGACCATGAGGCTAATCACGCCATGTTCGAAGAGAAGGGCCTTCTCGGCGCCATGGAAATTACAGAAGGCTTACTGAAACGGGCTCGAAGTCGTTGGACTATGGACCTTGTTGCGAATCAACCCTGGGTCCGTGATGCTATCCAAGTTGAGGGCGGTATCAAGTTCAGagatgaggacgagggaGAAGTGGTATAA